Proteins from a genomic interval of Candidatus Omnitrophota bacterium:
- a CDS encoding NGG1p interacting factor NIF3 translates to MQLSRIYDLALKYGIECDPRRNKAAISAYADTAILYGPPEKQVHKILVGIDIETPELLLADKIRHRDGLDLVISHHPEGIAYAGLYQVMQLQVDLLEHIGFDRKSAEQFLEVRQREVERRISPANHMRAVDAARLLSLPFMCIHTPADNQVADFALKFLQKAKPGCVGDIPELLLQIPEYKEAAQRLAGPKLILGDPKRPCGKIFVDMTGGTEGSKEVFRKMHKAGVRTLVSMHLSEEHLSKVKDANLNVVIAGHIASDNLGLNLMLDKIEQEEKFNCVSCSGFQRIRRAKE, encoded by the coding sequence AGCCCTCAAATACGGCATTGAATGCGATCCCCGCCGGAATAAAGCAGCGATAAGCGCTTACGCGGATACGGCTATCTTATACGGACCGCCGGAAAAGCAGGTGCATAAGATACTTGTGGGCATCGATATCGAGACCCCGGAACTTCTGCTGGCGGATAAGATCCGTCACCGTGACGGATTGGACCTGGTGATCAGCCACCATCCCGAAGGCATAGCTTATGCCGGGCTGTACCAGGTAATGCAGCTGCAGGTGGACCTGCTGGAGCATATCGGTTTTGACCGTAAGTCCGCCGAACAGTTCCTGGAGGTCAGGCAGCGCGAGGTCGAACGCAGGATATCTCCGGCTAACCATATGCGCGCGGTGGACGCTGCGCGGCTGTTAAGCCTGCCGTTTATGTGCATCCACACCCCGGCGGACAATCAGGTCGCGGATTTTGCTTTGAAATTCCTGCAAAAAGCGAAACCCGGATGCGTCGGCGACATCCCCGAACTATTGCTGCAGATCCCGGAGTATAAAGAGGCGGCCCAACGGCTGGCCGGGCCCAAGCTGATCCTGGGCGATCCCAAACGGCCTTGCGGAAAGATATTCGTGGATATGACCGGAGGCACTGAAGGCTCAAAAGAAGTTTTTAGGAAGATGCACAAGGCCGGGGTCAGGACGCTGGTTTCAATGCATTTAAGCGAAGAGCACTTATCAAAGGTGAAGGACGCCAACCTCAATGTTGTCATCGCCGGGCATATCGCTTCGGATAACCTCGGGCTTAACCTGATGCTGGATAAGATCGAGCAGGAAGAAAAATTCAATTGCGTTTCCTGTTCCGGATTCCAGCGGATACGCAGGGCTAAGGAATAA